Proteins from a genomic interval of Kribbella aluminosa:
- a CDS encoding vWA domain-containing protein — protein MRSAAPYQKVRGRSGPGLVVRADDVRLAVREGREGNLVLFCVDASGSMGTKKRMGEVKTAIVSLLLDAYQRRDTVGLVTFAGPAATVALPPTGSVETAVRRLESLPTGGRTPLAEGLLQAADVLRIAAVRDPRRRPLLVLVTDGRATYGDNAFGRARQAAGHLAQRGIATVVVDCEPRRGIRLGLAAELAGDLGAEYLDLGDVAAGNLIRTVTERKVA, from the coding sequence GTGCGGAGTGCGGCGCCGTACCAGAAAGTTCGAGGGCGCAGTGGCCCCGGGCTGGTGGTGCGGGCGGACGACGTACGGCTGGCGGTCCGCGAAGGACGCGAAGGGAACCTCGTCCTGTTCTGCGTCGACGCGTCCGGCTCGATGGGGACCAAGAAGCGGATGGGCGAGGTGAAGACCGCGATCGTCTCGCTCCTGCTCGACGCGTACCAGCGCCGCGACACCGTCGGCCTCGTCACCTTCGCCGGCCCCGCCGCGACCGTCGCGCTCCCGCCGACGGGCAGCGTCGAGACCGCCGTACGGCGGCTCGAATCCCTCCCCACCGGCGGTCGTACCCCACTCGCCGAAGGCCTCCTGCAGGCCGCCGACGTACTGCGGATCGCCGCCGTCCGGGACCCGCGCCGGCGCCCGCTCCTGGTCCTCGTCACCGACGGCCGCGCGACGTACGGCGACAACGCGTTCGGCCGTGCCCGGCAGGCGGCCGGCCACCTCGCGCAGCGCGGGATCGCCACCGTCGTGGTCGACTGCGAACCGCGCCGCGGCATCCGGCTCGGCCTCGCCGCGGAGCTCGCCGGGGATCTCGGAGCGGAGTACCTCGACCTCGGAGACGTTGCCGCCGGCAACCTCATCCGGACGGTCACCGAACGGAAGGTGGCCTGA
- a CDS encoding cobyrinate a,c-diamide synthase produces MVIPRVVVAAPSSGAGKTTVAVGLMAALRRAGHTVAGFKVGPDYIDPGFHAIATGRPGRNLDPMLSGEERVAPLFAHGSAGADLAVVEGVMGLYDGALGTDGFSSTAHVAKLLEAPVILVVDASAAGRSVGAVVQGFVAYDTAVRIVGVILNKVGSDRHDAEVRAGVAPTGVPVLGVLRRDTRLTVPSRHLGLVPANEQQTQAEKAVAAAAELVHQGVDLQAVVAAAHAAQPTETTPWTPSTETTSSAGRRPVVAVAGGPVFSFHYTETTELLTAAGAEVVTFDPLTDKLPEATAGLYLGGGFPELHAEGLSANAELRRQVAAAVASGLPVIAECAGLLYLCRELDGHTMTGVLPATATMTPRLTLGYRTAVAATTTAFFDEGRRVRGHEFHRTTVELDHDIRPAWHLPGGVEGVTLPQVHASYLHLHWTATPDVPARFVAAAREYAG; encoded by the coding sequence GTGGTGATCCCGCGGGTGGTGGTGGCCGCGCCGTCGTCCGGTGCCGGGAAGACGACGGTCGCGGTCGGGCTGATGGCCGCGCTGCGGCGGGCCGGGCATACGGTCGCCGGGTTCAAGGTCGGGCCGGACTACATCGATCCCGGGTTCCACGCGATCGCTACCGGTCGGCCGGGCCGCAACCTCGACCCGATGCTGTCCGGGGAGGAACGCGTCGCGCCGCTGTTCGCCCACGGCTCCGCCGGCGCGGACCTGGCCGTCGTCGAGGGCGTCATGGGCCTGTACGACGGTGCGCTCGGGACGGACGGTTTCTCGTCCACCGCCCACGTCGCGAAACTTCTCGAGGCACCCGTGATCCTCGTGGTGGACGCGTCTGCGGCCGGACGCAGCGTCGGCGCCGTCGTCCAGGGTTTCGTTGCCTACGACACCGCCGTACGCATCGTCGGCGTCATCCTGAACAAGGTCGGCTCCGACCGTCACGATGCCGAAGTACGAGCCGGTGTCGCTCCCACCGGGGTACCGGTCCTGGGTGTCCTCCGCCGGGACACCCGTCTGACAGTCCCCAGCCGCCACCTCGGCCTCGTACCTGCCAACGAACAGCAAACCCAAGCGGAGAAAGCAGTAGCCGCCGCAGCGGAACTCGTCCACCAAGGCGTAGACCTCCAGGCAGTCGTAGCGGCAGCTCACGCCGCCCAACCCACGGAAACAACCCCCTGGACCCCAAGCACCGAGACCACGTCGTCGGCAGGACGGCGGCCGGTGGTTGCCGTTGCAGGTGGTCCGGTCTTCTCCTTCCACTACACGGAGACGACCGAGCTGCTGACTGCTGCCGGTGCCGAGGTGGTGACCTTCGACCCACTGACAGACAAGTTGCCTGAAGCAACTGCTGGACTGTACCTCGGTGGTGGTTTCCCCGAGCTGCACGCCGAGGGCCTGTCCGCGAATGCCGAGCTGCGCCGCCAGGTAGCAGCCGCGGTGGCGAGCGGACTGCCGGTGATTGCCGAATGCGCCGGGTTGTTGTACCTGTGCCGCGAGTTGGACGGTCACACAATGACCGGCGTACTCCCCGCCACCGCCACCATGACGCCCCGTCTGACGCTCGGCTACCGTACGGCGGTCGCCGCCACCACGACCGCGTTCTTCGACGAGGGCCGCCGGGTCCGCGGCCACGAGTTCCACCGCACCACGGTCGAGCTCGACCACGACATACGTCCCGCCTGGCACCTCCCCGGCGGTGTCGAAGGCGTCACGCTCCCGCAGGTGCACGCGTCGTACCTGCACCTGCACTGGACCGCCACTCCCGACGTGCCGGCCAGGTTCGTCGCTGCCGCCCGCGAGTACGCCGGATGA
- the cobO gene encoding cob(I)yrinic acid a,c-diamide adenosyltransferase codes for MPKGQPAAVPDDGLTTRQRRNRPLLMVHTGEMKGKSTAAFGMALRAWNQGWNLGVFQFVKSAKWKVGEETAFKALGELHASTGQGGPVEWHKMGEGWSWSRKAGTEEDHAADALEGWREIQRRLAAETHDLYVLDEFTYPMKWGWVDVDEVVETLTGRPGHQYVVITGRDADPKLLAAADLAAEMTKLKHPMDTGQKGQKGIEW; via the coding sequence ATGCCGAAGGGGCAACCGGCCGCGGTACCGGACGACGGCCTGACCACCCGGCAGCGCCGCAACCGCCCGCTGCTGATGGTGCACACCGGCGAGATGAAGGGGAAGTCGACCGCCGCGTTCGGGATGGCGCTCCGGGCCTGGAACCAGGGCTGGAACCTCGGGGTCTTCCAGTTCGTCAAGAGCGCCAAGTGGAAGGTCGGCGAGGAGACCGCGTTCAAGGCGCTCGGCGAACTGCACGCGTCGACCGGGCAGGGCGGGCCGGTCGAGTGGCACAAGATGGGCGAGGGCTGGAGCTGGTCCCGCAAGGCCGGCACCGAGGAGGACCACGCCGCCGACGCGCTCGAGGGCTGGCGCGAGATCCAGCGCCGGCTGGCCGCGGAGACGCACGACCTCTACGTGCTGGACGAGTTCACGTACCCGATGAAGTGGGGCTGGGTCGACGTCGACGAGGTGGTCGAGACACTGACCGGGCGGCCGGGGCATCAGTACGTCGTGATCACCGGCCGGGACGCGGATCCGAAACTGCTGGCGGCCGCGGACCTCGCCGCCGAGATGACCAAGCTCAAGCACCCGATGGACACCGGCCAGAAGGGTCAGAAGGGCATCGAGTGGTGA
- a CDS encoding ABC transporter ATP-binding protein gives MASAPVVTHGLTKRFRSGQIAVDAVDLEVPAGSVYGFLGPNGSGKTTTIRMLLGLIAPTSGSVELLGEPMPKAHLRVLPRVGALVEGPAFYPFWTGQANLLRFDAADRTADPKTRKARAGEALERVGLSNASGKKVRAYSLGMRQRLAIAVALMQRRELLVLDEPTNGLDPQGTREVRHLIRELANDGTTVFTSTHLLDEVQQVCTHAAVMSRGKLVRQSTVADLRAELRPRLVVRTPDLTQAADTLQGLGVTDLKTTEETVEGDPGELPIEKFAAALVAADVRIHGFGLERPSLEDAFVALTGEGFDVAE, from the coding sequence ATGGCGAGCGCGCCGGTCGTCACCCACGGGTTGACCAAACGGTTCCGCAGCGGACAGATCGCGGTCGACGCGGTCGACCTGGAGGTGCCGGCCGGTAGCGTGTACGGCTTCCTCGGCCCGAACGGGTCGGGGAAGACCACCACGATCCGGATGCTGCTCGGCCTGATCGCCCCGACGTCCGGGTCGGTCGAGCTGCTCGGCGAGCCGATGCCGAAGGCGCACCTGCGGGTGCTGCCGCGGGTCGGCGCGCTGGTCGAAGGCCCGGCGTTCTACCCGTTCTGGACCGGTCAGGCGAACCTGCTGCGCTTCGACGCCGCGGACCGGACGGCAGACCCGAAGACCCGCAAGGCGCGCGCAGGGGAGGCGCTGGAGCGGGTCGGTCTGTCGAACGCGTCCGGCAAGAAGGTCCGCGCGTACTCGCTCGGTATGCGGCAGCGGCTCGCGATCGCGGTCGCGCTGATGCAGCGCCGCGAGCTGCTGGTGCTGGACGAGCCGACGAACGGCCTGGACCCGCAGGGCACCCGTGAGGTCCGGCACCTGATCCGTGAGCTGGCCAACGACGGTACGACGGTGTTCACGTCGACGCACCTGCTGGACGAGGTCCAGCAGGTCTGTACGCACGCCGCGGTGATGAGCCGCGGCAAGCTGGTCCGGCAGTCCACCGTCGCGGATCTGCGCGCCGAGCTCCGTCCCCGGCTGGTCGTCCGTACTCCGGATCTCACCCAGGCGGCCGACACGCTGCAGGGTCTCGGTGTCACGGACCTGAAGACCACCGAGGAGACCGTCGAGGGCGACCCCGGCGAGCTCCCGATCGAGAAGTTCGCGGCCGCCCTGGTCGCCGCCGACGTCCGGATCCACGGCTTCGGCCTGGAACGCCCGAGCCTGGAGGACGCGTTCGTGGCACTCACCGGGGAGGGTTTCGATGTCGCCGAGTGA
- the bluB gene encoding 5,6-dimethylbenzimidazole synthase translates to MSLVVGVGLRSGTPYAELADAVAAAVKDLPGEIRLLVTLAGRESEPALRQLADHLDVELRTFTKDELADQPAPTPSDQVAHLKGTPSVAEAAVQATGAELLVPKHKTSNTTVAVGRGRGAPGYGARDRGAVHRVIAERRDVRRGFLEVPIDGTVLTRVLEAAHRAPSVGLSQPWDFLLIRDVATRRKVHDLATRQRDAFARSLPEQRRQAFDGLKIEAILDTPLNIAVTCDPGRGGRHVLGRHADPRTTWFSAAIAIQNLWLAARAEGLGVGWVSFFGPQEVAEVLGLPPHLELIGYLCVGYVDEFAPAPELVRSGWAERRPLSWAIHHEQWGRRDTSIVDDALHAAQNAVRTTGQRIHVIVGGNVAHLEQPESLVVDLGTTKPDHNFGVLWRPARTPAEAEEYGVEIARDLALQGAGHLDVHLATDSATAKALAEGLTLGASACGLKVSR, encoded by the coding sequence ATGAGCCTCGTCGTCGGAGTGGGCCTCCGATCCGGTACGCCGTACGCCGAACTCGCCGACGCCGTCGCGGCCGCCGTGAAGGACCTGCCCGGCGAGATCCGCCTACTCGTCACGCTCGCAGGCCGCGAGTCCGAGCCCGCCCTGCGACAACTGGCCGACCACCTCGACGTGGAGCTGCGTACCTTCACCAAAGACGAGCTGGCCGATCAGCCCGCCCCGACCCCGAGCGACCAGGTCGCCCACCTGAAGGGCACCCCCAGCGTGGCCGAAGCCGCAGTACAGGCAACCGGTGCCGAACTCCTCGTCCCGAAGCACAAAACCTCCAACACAACCGTCGCCGTCGGCCGCGGGCGTGGTGCGCCTGGTTATGGGGCGCGGGATCGCGGCGCCGTGCATCGGGTGATCGCGGAGCGGCGGGATGTTCGGCGGGGGTTCCTGGAGGTGCCGATCGACGGCACGGTGCTGACGCGGGTGCTGGAGGCGGCGCACCGGGCGCCGAGTGTTGGGCTCAGTCAGCCGTGGGACTTTCTGCTGATCCGGGACGTCGCGACCCGGCGGAAGGTGCACGACCTGGCGACGCGGCAGCGGGACGCGTTCGCGCGATCGCTTCCGGAGCAGCGGCGGCAGGCGTTCGACGGGCTGAAGATCGAGGCGATCCTCGACACCCCGTTGAACATCGCGGTGACCTGCGACCCGGGTCGCGGCGGCCGGCACGTCCTCGGCCGGCACGCGGATCCGCGCACCACCTGGTTCTCGGCCGCGATCGCGATCCAGAACCTCTGGCTCGCCGCCCGCGCCGAAGGACTCGGCGTCGGCTGGGTCTCGTTCTTCGGTCCGCAGGAGGTCGCGGAAGTACTCGGCCTCCCGCCCCACCTCGAGCTGATCGGCTACCTCTGCGTCGGGTACGTCGACGAGTTCGCCCCGGCCCCCGAGCTCGTCCGCTCCGGCTGGGCCGAACGCCGCCCGCTGTCCTGGGCGATCCACCACGAACAATGGGGCCGCCGCGACACCTCGATCGTCGACGACGCCCTGCACGCCGCACAGAACGCAGTACGCACAACCGGCCAACGCATCCACGTCATCGTCGGCGGGAACGTAGCCCACCTCGAGCAGCCCGAGTCCTTGGTCGTCGATCTCGGCACCACCAAGCCGGACCACAACTTCGGCGTACTGTGGCGCCCGGCGCGCACCCCCGCGGAAGCCGAGGAGTACGGCGTGGAAATCGCCCGCGACCTCGCTCTCCAGGGCGCCGGCCACCTCGACGTACACCTGGCAACCGACTCGGCGACGGCGAAGGCCCTGGCGGAAGGGCTCACGCTCGGCGCGTCCGCGTGTGGCCTGAAAGTGTCCCGCTGA
- the surE gene encoding 5'/3'-nucleotidase SurE has product MARVLITNDDGYLAPGIRALAPAIAELGYDVLVVAPLLDESGVGSARARMVGRPIRTVSDEEHGVTFTGIEGTPALAVTLACVGAFGPAPDLVLSGINRGLNIGVPIFHSGTVAAALTAAGMGLSAVAVSIDSDDPAHWPTAATVAGEALGWIAEEPVGTVLTINVPDRPLDQLAGVRHASLAVPQRTRLVGTKAPTGEPMVAIERPGTPPVPGTDEALLAEGFVTVTPIVGIREVPDDAAATALAKRMTGRSS; this is encoded by the coding sequence ATGGCACGGGTATTGATCACCAACGACGACGGTTACCTCGCACCCGGGATCCGGGCTCTCGCGCCGGCGATCGCCGAGCTCGGGTACGACGTACTCGTGGTCGCGCCGCTGCTCGACGAGAGCGGGGTCGGCTCGGCCCGTGCCCGGATGGTCGGGCGGCCGATCCGGACGGTGTCCGACGAGGAGCACGGCGTCACGTTCACCGGTATCGAGGGGACGCCGGCGCTCGCGGTCACGCTGGCCTGCGTCGGCGCGTTCGGCCCGGCGCCGGACCTGGTGCTGTCCGGGATCAACCGCGGGCTGAACATCGGCGTACCGATCTTCCACTCCGGCACCGTCGCGGCGGCGCTGACCGCGGCCGGGATGGGACTGTCGGCGGTTGCCGTCAGCATCGACTCCGACGACCCGGCGCACTGGCCGACCGCGGCGACGGTCGCCGGTGAGGCCCTCGGCTGGATCGCCGAGGAGCCCGTCGGCACGGTCCTGACGATCAACGTGCCCGACCGCCCGCTGGACCAGCTGGCCGGTGTCCGGCACGCGTCCCTCGCCGTCCCGCAGCGCACCCGGCTGGTCGGCACCAAGGCCCCGACCGGTGAGCCGATGGTCGCGATCGAACGCCCCGGCACCCCGCCCGTCCCCGGCACCGACGAGGCCCTGCTGGCCGAGGGATTCGTCACAGTCACCCCGATCGTCGGCATCCGCGAGGTCCCCGACGACGCCGCCGCCACCGCCCTCGCGAAGCGGATGACCGGGCGGTCGTCCTAG
- a CDS encoding LolA family protein, giving the protein MAAVGALGPVVADASPKLPSITAQDLLTKVQSAKVDGLSGMVSSTADLGLPAIPGMGDRGGNSTTSQITQMLSGQHTARVAFASPDKARVSVLDNQAERVWTTDGTSAWAYDSGNREATKLTLPAHQSAKPEKTAPENYNPQTVAKQFLAAIDPTTTVQVSGTEKVAGRDAYKLRLVPKTDKTTVGSVTLAIDSKTWVPLDVTVMPRSGGSPAVELGFTSVSFAVPSASTFTFTPPKGVKVTDQKVPSKVTPKQIAPKQVEPPSGVLPRKSGTPADKPTVIGTGWDSVVMFKGGAQTAGLTGNGQLAQLLAKAPTVQGSWGKGKVLTSKMVSVLITDDGRVFAGLVTPDTLQAAAAKAPR; this is encoded by the coding sequence GTGGCAGCGGTAGGGGCACTCGGTCCGGTGGTCGCGGACGCCTCGCCGAAGCTGCCGAGTATCACCGCACAGGATCTGCTCACCAAGGTGCAGTCCGCGAAGGTGGACGGCTTGAGCGGCATGGTCAGCTCGACCGCGGATCTCGGGCTGCCGGCGATCCCGGGGATGGGCGACCGCGGCGGCAACAGCACCACCAGCCAGATCACCCAGATGCTCAGCGGCCAGCACACCGCGCGGGTCGCGTTCGCGAGCCCGGACAAGGCCCGGGTGTCGGTGCTCGACAACCAGGCCGAGCGGGTCTGGACGACCGACGGCACGTCCGCGTGGGCGTACGACTCGGGCAACCGCGAGGCGACCAAGCTGACGCTGCCCGCGCACCAGAGCGCCAAGCCTGAGAAGACGGCACCGGAGAACTACAACCCGCAGACCGTGGCCAAGCAGTTCCTGGCCGCGATCGACCCGACCACCACGGTCCAGGTCAGCGGCACCGAGAAGGTCGCCGGCCGGGACGCGTACAAGCTCCGCCTGGTGCCGAAGACCGACAAGACGACGGTCGGTTCGGTGACGCTGGCGATCGACTCGAAGACCTGGGTCCCGCTGGACGTGACCGTGATGCCGCGCAGCGGCGGCAGCCCGGCGGTCGAGCTCGGCTTCACCTCGGTGTCGTTCGCCGTACCGTCCGCGAGCACCTTCACGTTCACCCCGCCGAAGGGTGTCAAGGTCACCGACCAGAAGGTGCCGTCCAAGGTCACCCCGAAGCAGATCGCGCCGAAGCAGGTCGAGCCGCCGAGCGGCGTCCTTCCCCGCAAGTCCGGTACGCCGGCCGACAAGCCGACCGTGATCGGTACGGGCTGGGACAGCGTCGTGATGTTCAAGGGTGGCGCGCAGACCGCCGGCCTGACCGGGAACGGCCAGCTCGCGCAGTTGCTCGCGAAGGCGCCGACCGTGCAGGGCTCGTGGGGTAAGGGCAAGGTGCTGACCAGCAAGATGGTGAGTGTGCTGATCACCGACGACGGCCGGGTCTTCGCCGGTCTGGTCACTCCGGACACCCTGCAGGCCGCCGCGGCCAAGGCCCCGCGCTGA